Proteins co-encoded in one Tautonia rosea genomic window:
- a CDS encoding DUF433 domain-containing protein yields MDMHPSNGSPSSSESSFNSSSSMAFSSLMSLSLVDPDPSHFEHLTASLLASVDPEDAQERLLVELLILAAQRLRRASLAESEAEIPDLSWCRFQTLADRNFRAALKDLRQHRDHKSAPVASPATRNRKGSRTSSQAGEANPLPELPPPPPESTPEEIADAYANWRIHIALVRSMSEEWPVILRLRREVEDVAAWLADGKTEEELMTWYPGLTRADIAACRACDAEGLCGPFDPADGPYPPGLPVLDDLPDEEPET; encoded by the coding sequence ATGGACATGCACCCCTCGAACGGTTCGCCGTCGTCGTCGGAATCGAGCTTCAACTCCTCATCCTCGATGGCCTTTTCGTCGCTGATGAGCCTGTCTCTGGTTGATCCCGACCCCTCTCACTTCGAACACCTCACCGCGAGCCTGCTCGCCTCGGTCGATCCCGAGGATGCTCAGGAGCGCCTGCTGGTCGAACTCCTGATCCTCGCCGCCCAGCGCCTCCGCCGTGCTTCGCTCGCCGAATCCGAGGCCGAGATCCCCGACCTCTCCTGGTGCCGCTTCCAGACCCTCGCCGATCGGAACTTCCGCGCCGCCCTGAAGGACCTCCGCCAGCACCGCGACCACAAGTCCGCTCCCGTTGCCTCTCCCGCGACCAGAAACCGAAAGGGCTCCCGAACTTCTTCCCAGGCGGGTGAAGCGAATCCCCTTCCCGAGCTTCCCCCCCCTCCTCCTGAATCGACCCCCGAGGAGATTGCCGACGCCTACGCCAACTGGCGCATTCACATTGCCCTCGTTCGTAGCATGAGCGAGGAATGGCCCGTCATCCTCCGCCTCCGCCGCGAGGTCGAAGACGTCGCTGCCTGGCTCGCCGACGGCAAGACCGAGGAGGAGCTGATGACCTGGTATCCCGGCCTCACCCGAGCCGACATTGCCGCCTGCCGCGCCTGCGACGCCGAAGGCCTCTGTGGCCCATTCGACCCCGCCGACGGCCCCTACCCGCCCGGCTTGCCCGTTCTCGACGACCTGCCTGACGAAGAACCCGAGACCTGA
- the rpsB gene encoding 30S ribosomal protein S2 produces the protein MAIAVKDLIEAGVHYGHRASRWNPKMKPYIYGKRNLIHIIDLKETVRGLLRATKYFNRVAAGGGLILFVGTKRQAVDIVVEHATKCGMPYVTERWLGGTLTNFQTIRSRLDRLDELEQTLDSDMALTYSKKALSTLNRERRKISRNLEGIRHMTRRPEAMFVIDPHREKIAVSEARKLGVKVVALMDTDCDPDVVDLPIPGNDDSMRAIELILDRLTAAIIDGKAAAPPEAQRPEPGQPGGQGQRGRLERRGSGPRPGDAPGAPVAAPGAPASAPAPAESGEATASAEPAPPSESAAEPQAPSAAPEAPSSPEATSDEPQQPPAQG, from the coding sequence GTGGCGATCGCTGTGAAGGACTTGATCGAAGCCGGCGTGCACTACGGCCACCGCGCCAGCCGCTGGAACCCGAAGATGAAGCCGTACATCTACGGCAAGCGCAACCTGATTCATATCATCGACTTGAAGGAGACCGTCCGCGGCCTTCTGCGGGCGACCAAGTACTTCAACCGCGTCGCCGCTGGCGGCGGCCTGATCCTCTTCGTCGGCACCAAGCGCCAGGCCGTCGACATCGTGGTCGAGCACGCCACGAAGTGCGGTATGCCCTACGTCACCGAGCGATGGCTCGGCGGCACCCTGACGAACTTCCAGACCATTCGCAGCCGCCTCGACCGCCTTGACGAGCTGGAGCAGACGCTCGACAGCGACATGGCCCTGACCTACTCAAAGAAGGCCCTCAGCACGCTGAACCGCGAGCGCCGCAAGATTTCGAGGAACCTCGAAGGCATCCGGCACATGACTCGCCGGCCCGAGGCCATGTTCGTCATCGACCCGCACCGCGAGAAGATCGCCGTCAGCGAGGCCCGGAAGCTCGGCGTCAAGGTCGTCGCCCTGATGGACACCGACTGCGACCCCGACGTCGTTGACCTGCCGATCCCCGGTAACGACGACAGCATGCGAGCCATTGAGCTGATCCTCGACCGCCTGACTGCCGCCATCATCGACGGCAAGGCCGCCGCTCCTCCCGAAGCTCAGCGCCCCGAGCCGGGTCAGCCGGGTGGACAGGGCCAGCGCGGTCGGCTCGAACGACGAGGCTCCGGCCCGCGGCCAGGAGACGCCCCAGGTGCTCCTGTCGCGGCTCCCGGTGCTCCGGCGTCCGCCCCCGCTCCGGCCGAGTCCGGCGAGGCGACTGCGTCGGCCGAACCGGCTCCCCCGAGCGAATCGGCTGCCGAACCGCAAGCCCCTTCGGCCGCTCCCGAGGCTCCTTCCTCACCTGAGGCCACCTCGGACGAGCCGCAGCAGCCTCCCGCGCAGGGCTGA
- the tsf gene encoding translation elongation factor Ts translates to MAEITAQAVNELRKRTGLGLMECKKLLQEANGDGAKAETLAKERGMAKAAGRAGRAATAGRVEVVISEDGRSGAMVELNCETDFVARNDDFRKASVELADLVLGLSSTGVIDASTLKDENVGSKSLHEFLLDLNSRTGENVQFTRAARLSLDGPGRVDAYVHHDNKSGAIVSLKCPDDATAGSDRVIALAKDLALQVVATRPLAARRDEVAADAVAEQKRIFITQAEDKPENIREKIADGKLNAWYGEIVLVDQVFVKDPSRKVHEEIASVGKEIELGHFARLAVGESAD, encoded by the coding sequence ATGGCCGAGATTACGGCCCAGGCTGTCAACGAACTTCGCAAACGCACCGGACTCGGACTGATGGAGTGCAAAAAGCTCCTTCAGGAAGCCAACGGTGACGGTGCCAAGGCCGAGACCCTCGCCAAGGAACGCGGCATGGCCAAGGCCGCCGGTCGAGCCGGTCGCGCCGCCACCGCCGGCCGAGTCGAGGTCGTCATCTCCGAGGATGGCCGCTCCGGCGCCATGGTCGAGTTGAACTGCGAGACCGACTTCGTCGCCCGCAACGACGATTTCCGCAAGGCTTCCGTCGAACTCGCCGACCTCGTCCTGGGCCTCAGCTCGACCGGGGTCATCGACGCCTCAACCCTCAAAGATGAGAACGTCGGCTCAAAGTCGCTCCACGAGTTCCTCCTCGACCTCAACTCCCGGACCGGCGAGAACGTCCAGTTCACCCGGGCCGCCCGACTCTCGCTCGACGGCCCCGGCCGGGTCGATGCCTACGTCCACCATGACAACAAGTCCGGGGCAATCGTTTCCCTGAAGTGCCCGGACGACGCCACCGCCGGAAGCGATCGTGTGATCGCCCTGGCCAAGGACCTGGCGCTTCAGGTCGTCGCCACTCGGCCCCTCGCCGCCCGTCGCGATGAGGTTGCCGCCGACGCCGTCGCCGAGCAGAAGCGCATCTTCATCACTCAGGCCGAAGACAAGCCCGAGAACATTCGCGAGAAAATCGCCGACGGCAAGCTCAACGCCTGGTACGGCGAAATCGTCCTCGTCGATCAGGTCTTCGTCAAGGACCCCTCACGTAAGGTCCATGAGGAAATCGCCTCGGTCGGCAAGGAGATCGAACTGGGTCATTTCGCTCGGCTCGCCGTGGGTGAATCAGCCGATTGA
- the pyrH gene encoding UMP kinase: protein MDPAPPTDEPPVFRRVLLKLSGESFARPGEGGINAEEVRRIADQAARVARQGVELAIVVGGGNILRGATLARGSDVIKEATGHYMGMMATVINGLALQDALEGIGCETRLMTPIRMDEVAEPYIRRRALSHLSLGRIIILAAGTGSPFVTTDTAAALRGKELEVDIILKATRVDGVYSADPEKNPHAVRYEALNFDQVMREDLKVMDGAAIGMCRDNRLPIIVFNYKREGNIERVVAGESIGTWVSDKPRPTARSAETGQPAPSPSQ from the coding sequence ATGGACCCCGCCCCCCCCACCGACGAACCTCCTGTGTTCCGTCGCGTCCTGCTCAAGCTCTCCGGAGAAAGCTTCGCCCGCCCCGGCGAAGGGGGGATCAACGCCGAAGAGGTTCGCCGGATCGCCGACCAGGCAGCCCGGGTCGCTCGCCAAGGTGTTGAGCTGGCCATTGTCGTCGGCGGCGGGAACATTCTCAGAGGCGCCACCTTGGCCCGCGGCTCCGATGTCATCAAGGAAGCGACCGGCCACTACATGGGGATGATGGCCACGGTCATCAATGGTCTGGCCCTGCAAGATGCCCTCGAAGGCATCGGCTGCGAAACGCGCCTGATGACCCCGATTCGCATGGACGAGGTCGCCGAACCGTACATCCGCCGGCGAGCCCTCAGCCATCTCTCCCTTGGCCGCATCATCATCCTTGCCGCTGGGACCGGCAGCCCCTTTGTCACCACCGACACGGCGGCCGCGCTGCGAGGCAAGGAGCTGGAAGTCGACATCATCCTCAAGGCAACCCGCGTCGACGGGGTGTACTCCGCCGATCCGGAGAAGAACCCCCATGCGGTCCGTTACGAGGCTCTGAACTTCGATCAGGTCATGCGGGAGGACCTGAAGGTTATGGACGGCGCAGCCATCGGCATGTGCCGCGATAACCGCCTTCCGATCATCGTCTTCAACTACAAGCGTGAAGGGAACATCGAACGGGTCGTCGCGGGAGAGTCGATCGGCACGTGGGTCAGCGACAAGCCCCGTCCCACTGCTCGGTCGGCCGAGACTGGCCAGCCGGCCCCGTCCCCGTCACAATAG
- the frr gene encoding ribosome recycling factor, translating to MSSEEITFEAEERMEKSVSLLADQLRGIRTGRANTGLVESIRVEYYGSPTPLKQLANLSTPEPQQILIRPYDTGIIGDIIKAIQTSDLGLTPNSDNKVVRLNVPPLSVEQRKKLASRVKDLAEEARVSIRNIRRDANKSTDAETADKLLTEDDQTRTKDEIQTLTKKFEGKVNDLAEKKEAEIMEE from the coding sequence ATGAGTAGCGAAGAGATCACGTTCGAGGCCGAAGAGCGGATGGAGAAGTCCGTCTCCTTGCTGGCCGACCAGCTTCGGGGCATTCGCACCGGTCGGGCCAATACCGGGCTCGTCGAGTCGATCCGGGTCGAGTACTACGGCTCCCCGACCCCCTTGAAGCAGCTGGCAAACCTGAGTACCCCCGAGCCCCAGCAGATTCTGATCCGCCCCTACGACACTGGGATCATCGGCGACATCATCAAGGCCATTCAGACCTCCGACCTCGGCCTGACCCCAAACTCAGACAACAAGGTCGTCCGCCTCAATGTCCCTCCCCTCTCGGTCGAGCAACGCAAGAAACTCGCCAGTCGCGTCAAGGATCTCGCCGAAGAGGCCCGGGTCTCCATCCGCAATATCCGCCGCGACGCCAACAAATCTACCGATGCCGAGACGGCCGATAAGCTCCTCACCGAAGACGATCAGACCCGCACCAAGGATGAAATCCAGACCCTGACCAAGAAATTCGAGGGGAAGGTCAACGACCTCGCCGAGAAGAAGGAAGCTGAGATCATGGAAGAGTGA
- a CDS encoding tyrosine-type recombinase/integrase, with amino-acid sequence MSNRPVRTPSYRHHKRSGQAVVTLNGRDHYLGPHGSPESRAEYDRLIAEWLSNGRRSPKTASRSRGRSGSGSDLTINEMLLAYLRFAEGYYVKNGTPTQEPDNIRWAVRPLRKLYGHTLAQDFGPLALKAVRQTMIDSGLCRAEINRRVGRIVRVFKWAVSEELIPAEVHHGLRAVSGLRFGRSEARESDPVRPVPDAFVDAIESFVSCQVWAMVELQRLSGMRPGEVVSMRTIDLDTTGRVWTYTPADHKTSHHGKARTIFLGPQAQAILRSWIRTELEALLFSPAEAEAERKAVMRAARKTSVQPSQRNRAKPRRKRKPGDAYTVESYRRAIARAIKQANTERAERGLPPIPHWHPHQLRHNAATRLRKEFGLDAARAVLGHSSPIVTEVYAELDAMKAAEVMERVG; translated from the coding sequence GTGTCGAATCGTCCCGTTCGGACCCCTTCCTATCGCCATCACAAGCGATCCGGCCAGGCCGTTGTGACCCTGAACGGCCGAGACCATTACCTCGGACCCCACGGCTCTCCCGAAAGCCGGGCCGAGTATGATCGACTCATCGCGGAGTGGCTCTCCAATGGGCGACGATCGCCCAAGACGGCCTCCCGATCGCGTGGCCGGTCCGGCTCCGGCTCGGACCTGACCATCAATGAGATGCTCTTGGCCTACCTCCGATTCGCGGAGGGTTACTACGTCAAGAATGGGACGCCTACCCAAGAGCCGGACAACATTCGGTGGGCCGTCCGACCTCTCCGGAAGCTCTATGGACATACGTTGGCCCAAGACTTCGGGCCTCTGGCGTTGAAGGCCGTCCGCCAAACCATGATCGACTCCGGGCTCTGCCGGGCGGAGATTAACCGGCGGGTGGGTCGGATCGTTCGGGTATTCAAGTGGGCCGTCTCCGAGGAACTCATCCCGGCGGAGGTTCACCACGGGCTCCGAGCTGTCTCCGGCCTCCGGTTCGGCCGATCCGAGGCCAGGGAATCGGACCCGGTTCGACCCGTTCCCGATGCGTTCGTTGATGCCATCGAGTCGTTCGTCTCCTGCCAGGTTTGGGCGATGGTCGAATTGCAACGGCTCTCCGGGATGAGGCCGGGAGAGGTGGTCTCGATGCGGACCATCGACCTCGATACCACGGGCCGAGTCTGGACCTACACTCCGGCCGATCACAAGACCTCGCATCATGGGAAGGCCCGGACAATCTTCCTCGGTCCACAAGCCCAAGCGATCCTCAGGTCGTGGATCCGGACCGAGTTGGAGGCTCTGTTGTTCTCCCCGGCGGAGGCGGAGGCCGAGCGGAAGGCCGTGATGCGAGCGGCCCGGAAAACGTCCGTCCAACCCTCCCAGCGGAACCGAGCCAAGCCCCGGCGGAAACGCAAGCCGGGCGATGCCTACACGGTCGAAAGCTACCGGCGGGCCATCGCACGGGCCATCAAGCAAGCCAACACCGAACGGGCCGAGCGGGGCCTCCCGCCGATCCCGCATTGGCATCCTCATCAACTTCGCCACAATGCGGCGACCCGGCTCCGGAAGGAATTCGGGCTCGATGCTGCTCGGGCTGTCTTGGGCCATTCGAGCCCGATCGTTACCGAAGTCTACGCGGAACTTGATGCGATGAAGGCGGCGGAGGTGATGGAGCGTGTTGGGTGA
- a CDS encoding DUF1580 domain-containing protein yields MIELSLETLIPIGQVPDLIPSSRAGKRVHVSTIWRWVLAGVRGVQLETVTIGGSRYTSREAVQRFVERLSEARERGLGGSQGDPTPTARNRRTEAQRLRDSERAARELEKAGA; encoded by the coding sequence ATGATAGAACTCTCACTCGAAACACTCATCCCCATTGGCCAGGTTCCGGACCTCATCCCGTCCAGCCGGGCCGGGAAACGGGTTCATGTCAGCACAATCTGGCGGTGGGTGTTGGCCGGAGTTCGAGGCGTCCAGTTAGAGACCGTCACGATTGGCGGTTCTCGGTACACCAGCCGGGAGGCCGTCCAACGGTTCGTGGAACGGCTCTCGGAGGCCAGGGAGAGAGGCCTCGGAGGTTCGCAAGGTGATCCGACCCCGACGGCTCGAAACCGGCGGACCGAGGCCCAACGGCTCCGAGATTCGGAGCGGGCGGCTCGGGAGCTGGAAAAGGCCGGAGCATGA
- a CDS encoding DNA polymerase, producing the protein MTSGGLDAFREVWLVDTEFRADPGERPDPVCLVAREFRSGRTLRLWRDDLLGRREPPFPTGPDALFVAYFASAELAFFLAVGWSLPDRVLDLFCEFRNRTNGLFLPHGAGLLGTMAWHGLDAMAGAEKDSMRELILSGGPWSASERVAILDYCQSDVDALAQLLPAMLPELDLPRGLLRGRYMRAVASMEHRGIPVDVPTLRRLRAGWEAIQDRLISEVDARFGVFDGRTFKADRWADWLHRNGLAWPRTEMGALALDDDTFREMARTHPDLALMRELRASLGKLRLQDLAVGSDGRNRAMLSPFRSRTGRNQPSNSRFVFGPSCWLRGLIKPEPGQAVAYVDWSQQEFGIAASLSGDAAMVEAYQSGDPYLAFGKQAGLIPPDGSKATHKTERELCKACILGVQYGMGAEALARRVGKPTAYGRELLRLHRSTYPNFWKWSDGAEHHAMLRGWLSTVFGWTVRVGAEANPRSLRNFPCQANGAEMMRWACSLASERGLGLIAPIHDALMVEGPSNSIETIVAETQSAMVEASEAVLSGFRLRSDAEIVRWPDRYMDDRGREFWERVSALLPESARSEVG; encoded by the coding sequence ATGACCTCCGGCGGGCTCGATGCCTTCCGGGAGGTTTGGTTGGTCGATACGGAATTCCGGGCCGATCCCGGCGAACGGCCCGACCCCGTGTGTCTGGTGGCCCGCGAATTCCGAAGCGGCCGGACCCTCCGGCTCTGGCGTGATGACCTCTTGGGCCGTCGGGAACCTCCCTTCCCGACCGGCCCCGATGCGTTGTTCGTGGCCTACTTCGCTTCGGCGGAGCTGGCGTTTTTCCTGGCGGTCGGTTGGTCCCTCCCGGATCGCGTTTTGGACCTCTTTTGCGAATTCCGGAACCGGACCAACGGCCTCTTCCTTCCCCACGGGGCCGGGCTCTTGGGTACGATGGCCTGGCATGGGCTCGATGCGATGGCAGGAGCCGAGAAAGACTCGATGAGGGAACTCATCCTCTCGGGAGGCCCGTGGTCCGCTTCGGAGCGGGTGGCGATTCTCGACTATTGTCAATCGGATGTTGATGCGTTGGCACAACTCCTCCCGGCGATGCTGCCGGAGCTGGACCTCCCCCGTGGCTTGCTTCGGGGCCGATACATGAGGGCCGTGGCCTCGATGGAGCATCGCGGGATTCCGGTTGATGTTCCGACCCTCCGACGGCTCCGGGCCGGTTGGGAGGCGATTCAAGACCGACTCATCTCCGAGGTTGATGCCCGGTTCGGCGTGTTCGACGGCCGGACGTTCAAGGCCGATCGGTGGGCCGATTGGCTCCATCGGAACGGCCTGGCCTGGCCTCGGACCGAGATGGGAGCGTTGGCCCTCGATGATGACACGTTCCGGGAGATGGCCCGGACCCATCCCGACCTGGCCTTGATGCGGGAACTCCGGGCCTCCCTGGGAAAGCTCCGACTCCAAGACCTGGCCGTTGGCTCCGATGGCCGGAACCGGGCGATGCTCTCTCCCTTCCGGTCTCGGACGGGCCGGAATCAGCCGAGCAATTCGCGGTTCGTGTTCGGCCCGTCGTGTTGGCTCCGAGGTCTCATCAAGCCGGAGCCGGGCCAGGCCGTGGCCTACGTTGATTGGAGCCAACAGGAATTCGGCATCGCGGCGAGTCTCTCCGGCGATGCGGCGATGGTGGAGGCGTACCAATCGGGAGACCCCTATCTTGCGTTCGGCAAGCAAGCCGGTCTCATCCCGCCGGACGGGAGCAAGGCGACTCACAAGACCGAGCGGGAACTGTGCAAGGCATGTATCCTCGGAGTCCAGTATGGCATGGGTGCGGAGGCGTTGGCCCGTCGGGTCGGGAAGCCCACGGCCTACGGTCGGGAGCTGCTCCGGCTCCACCGATCGACCTATCCGAACTTCTGGAAATGGTCGGACGGGGCCGAACACCATGCGATGCTCCGAGGTTGGCTCTCCACCGTGTTCGGCTGGACAGTCCGGGTGGGTGCGGAGGCCAACCCTCGGAGCCTCCGGAACTTCCCTTGCCAGGCGAACGGGGCCGAGATGATGCGTTGGGCGTGTTCCCTGGCCTCGGAGCGGGGCCTCGGTCTCATCGCTCCGATCCACGATGCCTTGATGGTGGAGGGGCCGTCCAACTCCATCGAGACCATCGTGGCCGAGACCCAATCGGCGATGGTGGAGGCGTCGGAGGCCGTCTTGTCCGGGTTCCGCCTCCGGTCCGATGCGGAAATCGTCCGATGGCCCGATCGGTACATGGATGATCGGGGCCGGGAGTTCTGGGAGCGGGTGTCGGCGTTGCTCCCGGAGTCGGCTCGGTCCGAGGTGGGATGA